Within the Ananas comosus cultivar F153 linkage group 25, ASM154086v1, whole genome shotgun sequence genome, the region TTGTCTCATCAGGGGGCAAGTCTTTCAACCGAATTGCATTCATGCCCATTTTGTCATGTTTCCCAacctaaaaaattaaagaacagCTCAAATAAGTAAATAGATACTAGTTATGATAACTTTGAGCAGAAAAGTTTGGGCAAAATATATGGATAGTCCACTTCACTATCCCCAATGCTGCAACTTGGTCCCTAAACTtaaacacttaaaaaaaaatgaactaaaaaaaaaaaattcggacATCAATTGTCTTTTgctgtaaattaaattttcttgAACACCTAAATTAAAACAAGATTCAGGTTAAGGAAATAAATGGTTATTTCACAAAAGGAAGTATCAGCTAACAATACATACGTGCGCgcgtgcacacacacacacacacacacacacacacacacacatatatatatatatattagcttcTTTTGACAGCTGGGGATGGGattgcaacatgcaagagagtTCAATGATTATAGTGTTTAAGTGAAAGGATTAGGTACCACATCACAATATCATGATAGTAAAGAACTAGCCGAACATTCTATCCAGAAAAAATCACAAGGTGAATTGGTGGAGAAAAAAGGCATGCCTGTTCCCAGTCAAAGACACTGAACTCCAAAGTTTGAGTTTCGGGATCTTTAACAACAAATTTGAATTCCTCATTCCATTCGGGGTTGAGATTACTGTGCTTCACTGTTGTTTTCTTCGACGGAAGCCTATCTTCCGACAGCTTAAGTTTCACGTAGGGATCTGATTTACCCAACAAATCTTTCTTTCGCAGTTTAAGTGCCCTCACAACCTTCACATGTAGAATTCCGACTGGCTTCTTTGATGCTCTGCAAAGTAGGAGAAATAATGTTTGCTCATTCCATGGTAATACGTAGTGTTTCTTAAGAATTGCAAATGATTTAAGATAATTTACTTTGAAGGATCCATTATGGGAACTTCGAGTGTCCTAGGCCATAGATACATACTAGCGACCTGCTTCTTAATGGTCTCCTGCAGATGGATCAGAAAGAAAGTGCAAAGTATCAGAGGGTCAGTCtggtaaaaatatatgcaaATAATTCTTTCTATGATTAATAAAGAATCAAAGGCAAAATTAAACAACAGGAGGTAGTGGACAGGAAAAAGTTTACTTGAACGTGCATAATCCCATAtagtgaaaataaaatttgtttggtTTCAGAGTAATTTGATGCACCGGATGTGGACATTAATATCTCAAATCGGTTTCATGAACAACCACGAAAAGGACAAATGGAGAACTATAGAGATAGGAACAGGAAACTAACCTGTACATATCGATAAAGACCAGGAATAGCCATAAGATCTGCACCCAGAAGTTTTAGTCCGAAATCAACGTGTGGCTGCAGGAGAAAGGCATAGTTAATGCAAAGCAATAGAAACTCGTAATCAACGGAAATTATACGATATTCAAGCTTTCCTCTCACTTACCTTCTCCATAAGCGACACATAAATCTTCGCAAAGCAAGGAAAATTAGGGACCAATGGTTTCAAAGTAATACGCGGTTTAGCAAAAATTTGCAAATCCACCACCTGAAAAGTATCAAACTGCATAAGTATTTTGCCTCCAGAATATTAACTTCTAACTACCAAGGATTCTAGTCCTTCCACAAAAAAAGGGTCGAAAGAATATAGTGACacagtaaaattattttttctcataaATAAACATATCTCAATAACCTGAGCAGTTGCTTTCAATCCATATGCCTTGACAACAACAGTGACATTAGGGTTTCCGGCCCATTTAAGTGAAGGTTCCATAATCAACTCCTGCTCCTCCGTAACATAGACTTTCAttcctaaaaaagaaaaagaacccATTAATAGAATGTACATATTGCAGCACAGCTATAAGCAGGATTCtcattaaagaaaaagaaagcaacatatttgcttcttcttcttcttttttccagTAAATGCTGCATCATTCTTGGATGGTGGAAAACATGGTCAGCAtggaaaaacacaaaaagaaggCAACAAATTCACCAAAACAAACCTTGAAAAGTTGGGGGCAAGGTACCCAAAGTGAATGTTTCGAATCCAACCGAATCAATCTTATATTTCGCAGTATTCTCATCAATAATTGGTTTAGCAATTTCTTTCGCGGTTCTACAGATCGCCTGAAAAAGGAACAGAAAACACTGAATGAATAATTTCGCATCTTTCACACGCTCAGCATTACTGCAAAGACTAATCAACAGATCATACTTTGTCCAGATAAGGCCACATCATCTCCAAGAACCTGTTTAGCCAATCAATCTGCGAAGGGTGGAAGAGAAGAATAATCAAGTTAAATTACAGCAGATGTTCTACGGTGATTAGTGAATCAATTATTTAGCTACACATACTCGATCATAGTCCGGACATTTTACCCATAAGGGGATTTCTGGCAGAATGCGCTCCAAAGATTTCGAATCATGCTCAACAATCGGACGGACTTTAGGATCCTGACGAAGAAAAGGACGACAAGAGGTCAGAATCAAACAGCATTCTTCACATGATACTACTTAACATGCACAATTCCTTTGTTCTCGCGGTCACGgtacaaaaaatttatatctttcTTACAATTTAAATACTATTCTACTACAAATAGTACTCCCCTGTACTTAATGCAATCTCTACGGCACTTTCAGTAAATCTTGTTGTCGGCAATTCATTTGTTTTAGTCACAACTTACAATTTCATTGCATTTTGCTGTACATTTTTTTCGACCAAGTGAAATCCACAATAAAAAGATCGATACCTAATCAATCCAAGTTCAGTTGAAATGCAGCTTAATGGCTTATATACACGTGATCtaccacccaaaaaaaaaaaaaaaaaaaaatcagaatataGTCGAGCTAATCCGTTACATCATCTACAAGCCATTTTTACACTGTCAAAGGTCAGATACGCACAGCATTAAAGCAAGTATGAGCCAACTCAAACAAAAATCTTCAGATATTCAAAACTCCATTTCTAGGTCTAATTTCCCCAAAATCCAAACACAACAACACAATAATTAGCTaccaaaaacaaacaaaaaaacaaacaaacaaagagcAGTACAATCACAACAATCTCAAACAATTAAAACGCGTTAACTAAAACTGATTAATTAGCGCATCTTAACATCAGTGAGTTGGAAATAAATGAACAAGTAGTACCCAATCACAACCCCGGCCGTTAATCCGGCGCCGAATCTGGTGAAACCCAACGCGGTGCTCACAAAACCCATAacctaaaagagaaaaaattaacaaattttttatcttCAAAAGCGAACAAAAAGGAGGCGCGCGCACCTGCGATATTATCCAGTGTTATTCAGATCTCGAGTCCCATCTAAGCACAATGTTGATTGGAAAATGTAGATAAAAACTCCTCATCAGAAGCTACGGAATCGAGAAAGCGACCGCATGGGGTCACATGAATTGGGTTCTATGTCGGCAAAATATGCTTCCCCCCAGGTGTGCGTTGTTGTCTATGCGGACTCGGCGCACAACGCCTATGCATGACATTAGTTGGATctgaaatacaaaaaaaaattatgcggGAGATGAAAGGTGACTTTTGggggattttgattttgattaaattaatttggaaaaacttcaaatactacccccgagttttgcattttctcactttagtaccctttgatttaaagtgtatcaatttagtacgctgtggttttatttttctctttttattattaattttactaattttttttgttaaattagtgataaaattaaaactaaaggatactaaagtgaatatttaataaacttaggtgggatatctgaaattttttgtatataatttaacgaaatattaacgaagaagctgacgaaaagagaaaaatgaaaccataaaatactaaattaatacactttaaattacaggatattaaagtgagaaaatgcgaaactgTATgggtggtatctgaagtttaccCAATTAATTTTGGAATAGGATTCGAAGCATTTGGGGGAGTGCGAGAGAAGTGCAGCTCccttataataattaatttaatcatatttcCTACACCAGGTGCATCCGTCTCACATTTCGGTCTACCCATTTCAAAAGTGCTCTACATTTTTATAGAAAcactaataaaatttatcagagAACCATTTTAAAATCGtttatttaatctttcaaaattttgatttgttactcaatttttcaatttatttgatttgaaccaGTCAAttatattgtaattttaaaatttaagttaaattatttgttttaataaatttatagttgcgagaattatatgaagtataataactaaatctgtaaagataaacgacgcattcaaaatttgaagttaaagtatTGTTAACTGagtcaaattaaacaaattgaaagattggtagtgaaatttaaattttgaaaagttagatACTCAGTTCGAGATgatttataattcaaatatgTTATGTAcgcttttaccttttttatatAGAAGTTCGTAGCAATTCAGAGTATGTGTCAAAAAATTCGACATGTAAGATAATTtcgtttaaaattttgatgattagtattttaaaattacgatacaatttaaataaaacaaatctTATATAAAAAGACCGCTGCTGATTATGAAAACTGATAAACTAGACATCAAACAATTAAACATTTAGTTGCATTGCaagaattatttttacaaataaacaaaaaatagatGTCCAAAATGTATAATTCCTAATTTGTAAACCTTCAAGTGTTATAGTAAATTCAGATTTCTACATCTCTGCActgagatttaaattttaaaatgtggtGCACCGTGCACCGGATGCATACAATAATTTCTTCCCTCTTCCACTGCAGACTGTTATTCAtttggaaaattaaaaaaaaaataaaaaattagaggaaaaaaaaattgatgacaGACAGGCGTTGAGATCTCCATCAGATATTTAAATTCTTGGACAGCAGGCGAACCGCAGGAGATGCTTCTGAGTTAAatgtattaaaataattttaaattttttcgtttAATAGTTAAAGAATTCGAGTCACAATTGAAATTCATATATCTGCACGCtttaatagctcgagcttttaaaATTAGTGATTAACACCAAAAATTCACAAATGATATCAGAGTTAGTGTAAATTAATTTGACTCTtacaaattgtaaatttgtataGATATTGAcaagacttaaaaaaaaaaaatacgaccATCATACGAGAAGAATGTGCATATTATATGTAGCCTATATTGTTGGCGTACGACCTCTGCAGCTTTCAAAATTCGAGTCAATTCTAATTCATATTTGTGCCTTAGTTTCAAAAGATATAATTTATTTCGGATAAACTTTAATTGACATCATTTCATTTTACTATCGTATAGTTTAAGCATTTAACTATCATATAGTCATATCTTTGTTtctctataaaaaattattattaaatagggGACTAAAAGTTATACTTCTTTTTAATCACAGGACAATATACCGTAGTGTTTCATCattctataatttatattttatgtcctataattttataaaaaaaatatattattttacaatcCTATTTAATAGTACGAATTTatgatgaaagaaaaataaattgtaacgcaatcaaatataattttttgaaatataagaTGATAACAAAACATGCCCTAAACCATAATTTCCCCttgaagcagaaaaaaaaaagatcttctCTCGTTTTATTAACCCTTTTCCTTTTGGGATTTTGTCCACAAAATTGTATTCATCGCCTCGTTTGACAACGATATAAACCAATTTATTAATAAGTGCCATATTTTGAACAATTAAATATGATAACGTAACTACAGGGTTATGTTGCACGACTTTGATGCACTTATCTTGTAAACGACTTGCTCCAAATGTGTGAAAacaagtgatatatatatatatatatatatatatagattatatatatatatatattatatatatattataatatataataatataaagctCTATGTTTAAAAGATCAAGTATTgtgcttatagatttttatcccattgattaaaaaaataatacattatTAATATGGCCCCACTAGGTTGAGTTgcgtagttggttgaatagtaaatCATCTATAACGGTTAAAATGACCGAGATAATAGATTAAGCGGTAAAAAGCTACAAGCACCTAAATCTTTGGCTTTTACACACTCATagctgaatatatatatatatatatatatatatatatatatatatatatatatatatatatacacacacacgtgCATGATGTGATCGATCAAGGTCAAGgataatttatatgaattttttattattttactcaTTTAATTCgatttcttaaataaaaaacattATCACATCCATAGTTTTGAAGGACAAATAGTCCACCATTATTTcgattttgtaatttaattggATCGTTTGTGACACACTTTTGTGATCATTTGCATTTTAGTTGCTACActtatatttttgtttggtcTAAATGttttaaagagtaaaaaaaaaaaaaaaagaattacaaaattgaaaattgaacaaTGAATGTATTAAATAGTTTTGTTAGATGGGTTCCCAAGTAAGTTTCTCAATCAATTTTGTTTCCTTTATCTATCAAATTCCTAGTTATTAtttttgctgattttttttttttttttcaagatctAAGCTAAATAATGGGCGGAAAGATAATTTTAGATAACTCGATTCAAATTCGATACAAATTTATGGAGAGAAATCCATATTTTAGCAGTCCGTCGGCTCAAGATCATGATATTTTTGTGGAAAGATTTGCTTtaaggtttatatatatatatatatatatatatatatatacctctaaTGATATTGTTTTTCCTCGAGGCCCTCGCTGCCTCACCTTTGTAGCCAAATTCAtccattcaatgaatgaagtaggtagcgtgctacctattctcaaaaaaaaaaaatctctgtgAACATAACCAACCTAGCATAATTAAGTAGATATGGTTAAttgacaaaaaataattttttaaatatttctttgtTGTAGTACTTATATCTACTGAGGTTGTGATTGTGATATATTAAttaggaagagaagaagaaatttAATAGagaaaaaggtgaaaaataaaaataaaaatgatttttttttttttggtttgatcCTAGTTAACATGTTTTTGTAAAATCAAATATCATTTACAAAGAATATTTTGTTTGGTGTGTAAATTTTCCACAAATTGGTTGTTTGGTttcttgaaaaattatgaaaaatgattttttggaaaaaaaaattcatgaaaaatCTCTTTTCTAATTTTCCGCCCCTTTAGTTCCAATAAAAACtagtttttttgaaaagttttttttcccAGATtcatgaaaatttatatttccattttccgaatatttttttaagaaaaacaaaaataatagttttccataatttttcaaaaaaaaatctgaaaaaattagtttctttaaactaaaagggCGAAAAGTTGAACTAGaagttttttatgaaatttttttccttaaaaacttttttcatactttttcaaagAACCAAACACTCACTACACTTTTAGAAGACACGATTTTGAATTAAATGGCGGAAAATTAAAAGAGATAGGAATAGAGAAGGATTCAATTTAGGATTCTCCTACTCTAAAACCAGTAAGAAAAACAGAGTACATATTTCAAAGTTTAAGCTTTTTAAAGAACAGTTgctttaattatttaaatttaataaatttcacGATCAATCCTAAAACACACTGCCTTATGCTTGGATTACCACCCAATGATGATTAAAATCatcaattttagaattttcctcgctctgataccatatagaaaaaaaaaatagaatatttttaagtttaaacttttaaagaatagttgttttaattatttatattcaataaatttcATCGTTCATCACAGAACACACTGTATTATACTTGGATCACtatccaataataataaaacacttCATAACATTTcaaatgaataatataatcgGTTTATGCGAATTACCATTCGAC harbors:
- the LOC109729071 gene encoding synaptotagmin-1-like; the encoded protein is MGFVSTALGFTRFGAGLTAGVVIGYYLFIYFQLTDVKDPKVRPIVEHDSKSLERILPEIPLWVKCPDYDRIDWLNRFLEMMWPYLDKAICRTAKEIAKPIIDENTAKYKIDSVGFETFTLGTLPPTFQGMKVYVTEEQELIMEPSLKWAGNPNVTVVVKAYGLKATAQVVDLQIFAKPRITLKPLVPNFPCFAKIYVSLMEKPHVDFGLKLLGADLMAIPGLYRYVQETIKKQVASMYLWPRTLEVPIMDPSKASKKPVGILHVKVVRALKLRKKDLLGKSDPYVKLKLSEDRLPSKKTTVKHSNLNPEWNEEFKFVVKDPETQTLEFSVFDWEQVGKHDKMGMNAIRLKDLPPDETKTLTLDLLKNMDPNDAQNEKLRGQIVLDVTYKPFKEEEMPKDVSEDSSVVEKAPDDTPSGGGLLVVIIHEAQDLEGKHHTNPYVRVIFRGEDKKTGHIKKNRDPRWEEEFQFVCEEPPINDKIHVEVLSRPPNKGILHSKETLGYVDISLADVVNNKRINEKYHLIDSKNGQIQIELQWRTS